In a genomic window of Brassica napus cultivar Da-Ae unplaced genomic scaffold, Da-Ae ScsIHWf_764;HRSCAF=1103, whole genome shotgun sequence:
- the LOC125605524 gene encoding uncharacterized protein LOC125605524 encodes MASWKKTIATPFKKAATFFNQPQQSPQKGGRGGRMDAKAREEHERRMVQELQGEVMACGYDDVLVMWSILDKSNSSNNLTSS; translated from the coding sequence atggcATCATGGAAGAAAACAATAGCAACACCGTTCAAGAAGGCAGCAACATTCTTCAACCAACCGCAGCAATCACCCCAAAAGGGTGGCCGCGGTGGAAGAATGGATGCAAAAGCGAGAGAAGAGCACGAGAGAAGGATGGTACAAGAGCTTCAAGGAGAAGTCATGGCTTGTGGTTACGATGATGTTCTCGTCATGTGGTCTATTCTCGACAAATCTAACTCCTCCAATAACCTCACTTCTTCTTAA